The following are encoded together in the Thiohalobacter sp. genome:
- the asd gene encoding archaetidylserine decarboxylase (Phosphatidylserine decarboxylase is synthesized as a single chain precursor. Generation of the pyruvoyl active site from a Ser is coupled to cleavage of a Gly-Ser bond between the larger (beta) and smaller (alpha chains). It is an integral membrane protein.) has protein sequence MSGERGAAPLESLLVLAQYLLPHHALSRIVLRATRLRIRWWKNLLIRFVVRHYGVNLDEALDPDPDAYPCFNAFFTRALRPDARPLDPDPNHFLCPVDGRVSEAGAIDDDRLLQAKGRHYRLDELLAGDPDTAARFRNGRFATLYLSPRDYHRIHMPCDGRLDHTLYVPGRLFSVAPHTVRRVPRLFARNERLACLFETDAGPVALIAVGALFVSAIETVWSGLETPPHGWRIRRRDYPAEGEGVVRLPRGAELGRFNMGSTVIVLFPPGAATLDPAITAGAPVRMGQTLARRAGPD, from the coding sequence ATGTCCGGCGAACGCGGCGCCGCGCCGCTGGAGAGCCTGCTGGTCCTTGCCCAGTACCTGCTGCCCCACCATGCGCTGTCGCGCATCGTGCTCCGGGCCACCCGGCTGCGGATACGCTGGTGGAAGAACCTGCTGATCCGCTTCGTGGTGCGCCACTATGGCGTGAACCTGGACGAGGCCCTGGACCCCGATCCCGACGCCTATCCCTGCTTCAATGCCTTCTTCACCCGCGCCCTGCGTCCCGACGCACGGCCGCTGGACCCGGACCCGAACCATTTCCTCTGCCCGGTGGACGGCCGGGTGAGCGAGGCCGGCGCCATCGACGACGACCGCCTGCTGCAGGCCAAGGGCCGGCACTACCGTCTCGACGAGCTGCTGGCCGGTGACCCGGACACGGCGGCACGCTTCCGCAATGGCCGCTTTGCCACCCTCTACCTGTCGCCGCGCGACTACCATCGCATCCACATGCCCTGCGACGGCCGTCTCGACCACACCCTGTATGTGCCGGGGCGCCTGTTCAGCGTGGCACCACACACCGTGCGCCGGGTCCCGCGGCTGTTCGCACGCAACGAGCGGCTGGCCTGCCTGTTCGAGACCGATGCCGGTCCCGTCGCCCTGATCGCGGTCGGTGCCCTGTTCGTGTCCGCCATCGAAACCGTCTGGAGCGGTTTGGAAACCCCGCCGCACGGCTGGCGCATCCGGCGCAGGGACTATCCCGCCGAGGGCGAGGGCGTGGTCCGCCTGCCCCGCGGCGCCGAACTCGGTCGTTTCAACATGGGCTCGACGGTGATCGTGCTGTTCCCGCCGGGCGCCGCGACGCTGGACCCGGCCATCACCGCGGGCGCGCCGGTGCGCATGGGACAGACCCTGGCCCGTCGCGCCGGACCGGACTGA
- the secD gene encoding protein translocase subunit SecD, which translates to MINQYPLWKYLLILVVVLVGTLYALPNIYGEDPAVQISPSRMEQVDESVRAKVESTLQAAGIQPKSIELESNRLLVRFHDTETQLAAADRLREALGERFIVALNLASAEPAWLEAIGARPMYLGLDLRGGVHFLMEVDMEAALEQSEKRYVSDFRSVLRKRDKPIRYITIGRRGHDIVAQFRTEADRDAALEALRKEFPELEYSTREEGDRWLVVARISEAEQRQIRDFALQQNITTLRNRVNELGVAEPVIQQQGDSRIVVQLPGVQDTARAKEILGATATLEFRLVDEGHDPFEAERTGRIPAGTELLRERNGTPVLLERRVIVTGDRITDAASGFDQDTGGAAVFINLDGKGAAQMTAGTRDNVGRLMAVVFIENKVETRKVDGELVKEKRTIREVINIARIREQLARRFQITGLDSPEEARNLALLLRAGALAAPIEIVEERTVGPSLGKENIEQGFNSVVIGFAVVLVFMALYYRVFGLVADVALAMNLVLIVAVLSMLQATLTLPGIAGIVLTVGMAVDANVLIFERIREELRAGNSPQASIHAGYEKALSTIADANVTTLIAAVVLFSFGTGPVKGFAVTLSIGILTSMFTAIMGTRALINLIYGGKRIQRLAI; encoded by the coding sequence GGTCGTGGTGCTGGTCGGCACCCTCTACGCCCTGCCCAACATCTACGGCGAGGATCCGGCGGTCCAGATCTCGCCCTCGCGCATGGAACAGGTGGACGAGAGCGTGCGCGCCAAGGTAGAGAGCACGCTGCAGGCAGCCGGCATCCAGCCCAAGTCCATCGAGCTGGAGAGCAACCGGCTGCTGGTACGCTTCCACGACACCGAAACCCAGCTTGCGGCGGCCGACCGCTTGCGGGAGGCGTTGGGCGAACGTTTCATCGTCGCACTCAATCTGGCCAGTGCCGAACCGGCCTGGCTGGAGGCGATTGGCGCCAGGCCCATGTATCTCGGCCTGGACCTGCGTGGCGGCGTGCATTTTCTGATGGAAGTGGACATGGAGGCGGCGCTGGAACAGTCGGAAAAGCGTTACGTCAGCGATTTCCGCAGCGTGCTGCGCAAACGTGACAAGCCGATCCGCTACATCACCATCGGTCGCCGCGGCCACGACATCGTGGCCCAGTTCCGTACCGAGGCCGATCGCGATGCGGCGCTGGAAGCGCTGCGCAAGGAATTCCCGGAACTGGAATACAGCACCCGAGAGGAGGGTGATCGCTGGCTTGTGGTGGCCCGCATCAGCGAGGCCGAGCAGCGTCAGATCCGTGACTTCGCGCTGCAGCAGAACATCACTACCCTGCGCAATCGCGTCAACGAGCTGGGCGTGGCCGAGCCAGTGATCCAGCAGCAGGGTGACAGCCGCATCGTGGTGCAGCTTCCCGGCGTGCAGGACACTGCGCGTGCCAAGGAGATCCTCGGTGCCACCGCGACGCTTGAATTCCGGCTGGTGGACGAGGGGCACGATCCCTTCGAGGCCGAGCGCACCGGGCGCATCCCTGCCGGCACCGAGCTGCTGCGCGAGCGCAACGGCACGCCGGTGCTGCTGGAGCGCCGTGTCATCGTGACCGGCGACCGCATCACCGATGCTGCCTCCGGTTTCGATCAGGATACCGGCGGCGCGGCGGTGTTCATCAATCTCGACGGCAAGGGCGCGGCGCAGATGACCGCCGGGACCCGCGACAATGTCGGCCGCCTGATGGCGGTGGTATTCATCGAGAACAAGGTGGAGACGCGCAAGGTCGACGGCGAGCTGGTCAAGGAGAAGCGCACCATCCGCGAGGTGATCAACATTGCCCGCATCCGCGAGCAGCTTGCCCGGCGCTTCCAGATCACCGGGCTGGATTCACCCGAGGAGGCGCGCAATCTGGCGTTGTTGCTGCGCGCCGGCGCGCTGGCGGCGCCCATCGAGATCGTCGAGGAACGGACCGTCGGCCCCAGCCTGGGCAAGGAGAACATCGAGCAGGGCTTCAACTCGGTGGTGATCGGCTTTGCCGTGGTGCTGGTGTTCATGGCGCTCTACTATCGGGTGTTCGGCTTGGTGGCCGATGTGGCGCTGGCCATGAACCTGGTGCTGATCGTGGCGGTACTGTCCATGTTGCAGGCGACGCTGACCCTGCCCGGCATCGCCGGCATCGTGTTGACCGTGGGCATGGCGGTGGACGCCAACGTGCTCATATTCGAGCGCATACGCGAGGAGTTGCGGGCCGGGAACAGCCCGCAGGCCAGCATTCATGCCGGCTACGAGAAGGCACTGTCGACCATTGCCGATGCCAATGTCACCACCCTGATCGCCGCGGTGGTGCTGTTCAGCTTCGGCACCGGGCCGGTCAAGGGCTTCGCGGTGACCCTGTCGATCGGCATCCTCACCTCCATGTTCACCGCCATCATGGGCACCCGCGCCCTGATCAACCTGATCTATGGCGGCAAGCGGATCCAGCGCCTCGCCATATAG
- the prmB gene encoding 50S ribosomal protein L3 N(5)-glutamine methyltransferase, translating into MSEAIPPELRTARDFLRWGVSRFHEHGLVFGHGTDNAFDEARLLVTHALHLPFGVDDAWLDGALTAEERAAVHGLLTRRFRERIPAAYLTGEAWFAGLPFEVTPEVLIPRSPLAELIEARFAPWIDPERVTDALDLCTGSGCIAIATALHLPEARVDASDVSPAALAVAARNCARHGVTDRVRLVQSDLFAALADRRYDIIVSNPPYVDAGEMAALPPEYRHEPELGLAAGGDGLDLVRCILAEAGSHLNPGGILVVEVGNSAEALARAYPRLPLVWLEFERGGEGVFLLTAEQLAEHRAELDAARTPGRCPPGSL; encoded by the coding sequence ATGAGCGAAGCGATTCCTCCCGAGCTGCGTACTGCGCGCGATTTCCTGCGCTGGGGCGTCAGCCGGTTCCACGAACACGGGCTGGTGTTCGGCCATGGCACCGACAACGCCTTCGACGAGGCGCGGCTGCTGGTCACCCATGCCCTGCACCTGCCTTTCGGGGTCGACGATGCCTGGCTGGACGGCGCCCTGACCGCGGAGGAGCGCGCCGCGGTGCATGGCCTGCTGACGCGCCGCTTCCGGGAACGGATCCCCGCCGCCTACCTGACCGGCGAGGCCTGGTTTGCCGGCCTGCCGTTCGAGGTCACCCCCGAGGTGCTGATCCCGCGCTCGCCGCTGGCCGAGCTGATCGAGGCCCGGTTCGCGCCCTGGATCGATCCCGAGCGGGTCACGGACGCACTGGACCTGTGCACCGGCAGCGGCTGCATCGCCATTGCCACGGCCCTGCATCTGCCCGAGGCGCGGGTCGATGCCAGCGATGTCTCGCCGGCCGCGCTGGCGGTGGCCGCGCGCAATTGTGCCCGCCATGGCGTCACCGACCGGGTCCGGCTGGTCCAGTCCGACCTGTTCGCCGCCCTTGCTGACCGGCGCTACGACATCATTGTCAGCAACCCGCCCTACGTGGATGCCGGGGAGATGGCCGCGCTGCCGCCCGAGTACCGGCACGAGCCCGAGCTGGGGCTGGCCGCCGGCGGCGATGGTCTGGACCTGGTGCGCTGCATCCTGGCCGAGGCCGGGAGCCACCTGAACCCCGGCGGTATCCTGGTGGTCGAGGTGGGCAACAGTGCCGAGGCGCTGGCCCGGGCCTATCCTCGCCTGCCGCTGGTCTGGCTGGAGTTCGAACGGGGCGGGGAGGGCGTCTTCCTGCTCACGGCGGAGCAACTGGCCGAGCATCGGGCCGAGCTGGATGCGGCCCGAACGCCCGGCCGCTGCCCCCCGGGCTCGCTCTGA
- a CDS encoding ArsR/SmtB family transcription factor: MSIDAYKKLDVKSLGETFKILAEPNRLRILKSMGLECVPVSDIVEATGLSQTNVSFHLRALREAGLVKGERRGGYVYYCLYDTRLLELLAAFDQWLHNHRARLAGERGTATASGG, encoded by the coding sequence ATGAGCATTGACGCATATAAAAAGCTGGACGTCAAGTCCCTCGGCGAGACCTTCAAGATTCTCGCCGAACCCAACCGGCTGCGGATTCTGAAGAGCATGGGCCTGGAGTGTGTGCCGGTGTCCGACATCGTCGAGGCCACCGGCCTCAGCCAGACCAACGTGTCCTTCCACCTGCGCGCACTGCGTGAGGCGGGACTGGTCAAGGGGGAACGCCGAGGGGGCTACGTCTACTACTGTCTCTACGACACGCGGCTGCTGGAACTGCTGGCGGCCTTCGACCAGTGGCTGCACAACCACCGTGCCCGCCTCGCCGGTGAGCGCGGGACCGCAACGGCATCGGGTGGATAA
- a CDS encoding MFS transporter, giving the protein MTDLQHGIRANWQQFLHQLVQVFFVGMTLGMLRTVVPALAESEFGVPRGSFMLLVAFVVAFGFVKGALNFVAGRLSERHGRRKVLIWGWLAALPIPPMILFAPGWDWVVAATVLLGVNQGFTWSMTQTAKLDLTRADQRGFTIGLNEFSGYFGVAVAGVITGYLATHMGPRWALFLFGAVCILLSLAFTLLWVRDTLPWARAEAARHAAGTATGPRPRFPQNVSERPGTGEIFALMSWRDRRMAAFSQAGLVEKFVDALVWVYYPVFLYSRGLGLADIGWIVGVYGFVWGGSQFLTGRWSDRVGRRLPIVAGMWLCGAGVIMMLPGEGVLWWSLSAAVTGFGMALLYPNLSAAVADIAHPDWRGSAIGIYRFWRDLGYGVGALALGAASQLSGRLDTGFWVVGISMFVSGLLVWLLAEETHPRLNPADDRAVPKS; this is encoded by the coding sequence ATGACCGACCTGCAACACGGCATCCGCGCCAACTGGCAGCAGTTCCTGCACCAACTGGTACAGGTGTTCTTCGTCGGCATGACCCTGGGCATGCTGCGCACCGTGGTGCCGGCGCTGGCCGAGTCCGAGTTCGGCGTGCCGCGCGGTTCCTTCATGCTGCTGGTCGCCTTCGTGGTGGCCTTCGGCTTCGTCAAGGGTGCACTCAACTTCGTCGCCGGCCGGCTGTCGGAGCGCCATGGCCGGCGCAAGGTGCTGATCTGGGGCTGGCTGGCGGCGCTGCCCATTCCGCCGATGATCCTGTTCGCGCCCGGCTGGGACTGGGTGGTGGCGGCCACCGTGCTGCTGGGCGTCAACCAGGGCTTCACCTGGTCCATGACCCAGACCGCCAAGCTGGATCTCACCCGCGCCGACCAGCGCGGCTTCACCATCGGCCTGAACGAGTTCTCCGGCTATTTCGGCGTGGCCGTCGCCGGTGTCATCACCGGCTATCTGGCAACGCACATGGGTCCGCGTTGGGCGCTGTTCCTCTTTGGTGCCGTCTGCATCCTGCTTTCGCTGGCGTTCACCCTGCTCTGGGTCAGGGACACACTGCCCTGGGCGCGCGCCGAGGCCGCCCGGCACGCGGCCGGTACCGCCACCGGGCCGCGCCCGCGGTTTCCGCAGAACGTCTCCGAGCGCCCGGGTACCGGAGAGATTTTCGCCCTGATGAGCTGGCGCGACCGGCGCATGGCCGCCTTTTCGCAGGCGGGACTGGTGGAGAAGTTCGTCGACGCCCTGGTATGGGTCTATTATCCGGTCTTTCTCTACAGCCGCGGGCTGGGGCTGGCGGACATCGGCTGGATCGTCGGCGTCTATGGTTTTGTCTGGGGCGGCTCGCAGTTCCTGACCGGACGCTGGTCCGACCGGGTCGGCCGGCGCCTGCCCATCGTCGCCGGCATGTGGCTGTGCGGAGCAGGCGTGATCATGATGCTGCCGGGGGAAGGCGTGCTGTGGTGGTCACTGTCGGCCGCGGTCACGGGCTTCGGCATGGCGCTGTTGTATCCCAATCTCAGCGCGGCCGTGGCGGACATCGCGCATCCCGACTGGCGCGGCTCGGCCATCGGCATCTACCGCTTCTGGCGCGACCTGGGCTATGGCGTCGGCGCGCTGGCGCTGGGTGCCGCCTCGCAGCTCAGCGGCCGGCTCGATACCGGCTTCTGGGTGGTCGGGATCAGCATGTTCGTCTCCGGCCTGCTGGTGTGGCTGCTGGCCGAGGAAACCCATCCCCGGCTCAATCCCGCCGACGACCGAGCCGTCCCCAAATCCTGA
- the suhB gene encoding inositol-1-monophosphatase, with product MHPMLNIAVRAARAAGDVIVRHVDRLDELTVASKDRNDYVSEVDRRAEEAIIRILRKAYPDHAILAEESGEHAADSEYRWIIDPLDGTTNFLHGFPQFAVSIALSHKGRLEQGVVYDPLRQELFTASRGEGAQLNNRRIRVARRSSLEGALLGTGFPFKHHDHLDAYLGMFRDLLLETSGIRRPGSAALDLAYVAAGRLDGFWEIGLNIWDMAAGALLIREAGGIVGDFQGGDNYLRSGNIVGGNPRMFALLVKKIRPHLTPALSA from the coding sequence ATGCATCCCATGCTCAACATAGCCGTGCGCGCCGCCCGGGCAGCCGGCGACGTCATCGTGCGCCACGTCGACCGGCTCGACGAACTGACGGTGGCCAGCAAGGACCGCAACGACTATGTCTCCGAGGTCGACCGGCGTGCCGAGGAGGCCATCATCCGCATCCTGCGCAAGGCCTACCCCGACCACGCCATCCTGGCCGAGGAATCGGGCGAGCATGCCGCCGACAGCGAGTACCGCTGGATCATCGACCCGCTGGACGGCACCACCAACTTCCTGCACGGCTTTCCCCAGTTCGCGGTATCCATTGCGCTCAGTCACAAGGGGCGACTGGAACAGGGCGTGGTCTATGATCCGCTGCGCCAAGAGCTGTTCACCGCCAGCCGCGGGGAAGGCGCCCAGCTCAACAACCGGCGCATCCGCGTGGCCCGGCGCAGCAGCCTGGAGGGCGCGCTGCTGGGCACCGGATTTCCGTTCAAGCACCACGATCATCTCGATGCCTACCTGGGCATGTTCCGCGACCTGCTGCTGGAAACCTCCGGCATCCGCCGGCCCGGTTCGGCGGCACTGGATCTTGCCTACGTGGCGGCCGGTCGCCTGGACGGCTTCTGGGAAATCGGCCTGAACATCTGGGACATGGCCGCTGGCGCCCTGCTGATCCGGGAGGCCGGCGGCATCGTCGGCGACTTCCAGGGCGGCGACAACTACCTGCGCAGCGGCAACATCGTCGGTGGCAATCCGCGCATGTTCGCCTTGCTGGTGAAGAAGATCCGGCCCCACCTCACGCCCGCGCTGAGCGCCTGA
- a CDS encoding MBL fold metallo-hydrolase produces MFFKQLSTKEASLSYLFGCGGKGRALAVDVVAGDEDWFVTQAEAQQVTITHVIETHVHADHYSGGRALAERLGAQYCLHASAQVRFPFHALADGDLIEAGNVSVRVLHTPGHTEDSICLLVTDRRRGEAPWFVLTGDTLFVGAVGRPDLAGREVEMAGRLFDSLHRKLLVLPDETEIFPAHQAGSVCGAGLSGKPCSTLGFERRFNPLLAETDRDAFIHALTAEIPPRPAEMERIVAANSGAA; encoded by the coding sequence ATGTTTTTCAAGCAATTATCCACCAAAGAGGCGTCCCTGTCCTATCTTTTTGGCTGTGGTGGCAAGGGCCGTGCCCTGGCCGTGGATGTGGTTGCCGGTGACGAGGACTGGTTCGTGACGCAGGCCGAGGCGCAGCAGGTGACCATCACCCATGTCATCGAGACCCACGTCCATGCCGACCACTATTCGGGGGGCCGTGCGCTGGCCGAGCGCCTCGGCGCACAGTACTGTCTCCATGCCAGCGCGCAGGTCCGGTTTCCGTTCCACGCCCTGGCCGACGGCGACCTGATCGAGGCGGGCAACGTAAGCGTTCGCGTCCTGCACACGCCCGGTCATACCGAAGACAGCATCTGCCTGCTGGTGACCGACCGGCGCCGCGGCGAGGCGCCCTGGTTCGTGCTCACCGGCGATACCCTGTTCGTCGGCGCCGTGGGGCGTCCTGATCTCGCCGGTCGCGAGGTGGAGATGGCCGGGCGGCTGTTCGATTCCCTGCACCGGAAGCTGCTGGTGCTGCCCGACGAGACGGAGATCTTCCCGGCGCACCAGGCCGGCAGCGTGTGTGGCGCCGGTCTGTCGGGCAAGCCCTGTTCCACGCTCGGCTTCGAGCGCCGCTTCAATCCGTTGCTGGCGGAAACCGACCGCGATGCCTTCATCCACGCGCTGACGGCCGAGATCCCGCCGCGTCCTGCGGAGATGGAGCGCATCGTTGCCGCCAACTCGGGTGCCGCATGA
- a CDS encoding copper chaperone PCu(A)C — translation MSVRLLALLLMCLPLSVTAGDLRPMSPWIREAPPTARVLAGFAMLHNESDRERRLVAVESDDFERVEMHRTLIENGMARMLPQASLVIPAQGMLRLAPGGLHLMLIGPRRALAEGDRVILTLRFADGESLPVTFEVRRGRGGGTDHSRHSHH, via the coding sequence ATGAGCGTCCGACTGCTCGCCCTGCTGCTGATGTGCCTGCCGCTGTCCGTGACCGCCGGCGACCTGCGCCCGATGTCACCCTGGATTCGCGAGGCCCCGCCCACGGCGCGGGTACTCGCGGGCTTCGCCATGCTGCACAACGAATCGGATCGCGAGCGGCGGCTGGTGGCGGTCGAGAGCGACGACTTCGAGCGCGTGGAAATGCACCGCACCCTGATCGAGAACGGCATGGCGCGCATGCTGCCGCAGGCATCGCTGGTGATCCCGGCACAGGGCATGCTGCGCCTGGCGCCCGGCGGCCTTCATCTGATGCTGATCGGTCCGCGGCGCGCGTTGGCCGAGGGCGATCGCGTCATCCTGACGCTGCGCTTCGCCGACGGTGAAAGCCTGCCGGTCACCTTCGAGGTACGCAGGGGTCGCGGCGGCGGCACGGACCACAGCCGTCACAGTCACCACTGA
- a CDS encoding SCO family protein encodes MNMSKRLLPVALMLLALTAGFAAWQWFDRPPPPPTLSGHTTLLPEPRPIGAVGLVDAEDRPFTTEDFRGHWNLVFFGYTHCPDVCPTTLADLNATLDRLAALPHPGDPPRVVFVSVDPERDRGEQLGRFVRYFNKDFVGLTGTPAALTEFTRRLGVVYMKVAGSEGGDGYLVDHSAAVLLIDPEARLHAIMTPPHDPEALAGDLAEILSYHEALR; translated from the coding sequence ATGAACATGTCCAAACGACTGTTGCCCGTGGCGCTGATGCTGCTGGCCCTGACCGCCGGATTCGCGGCCTGGCAGTGGTTCGACCGCCCGCCACCCCCGCCGACACTGAGTGGACACACCACCCTGCTGCCCGAACCGCGGCCGATCGGTGCCGTCGGCCTGGTCGACGCGGAGGACCGGCCCTTCACCACCGAGGACTTCCGCGGCCACTGGAACCTGGTGTTCTTCGGCTATACCCATTGCCCGGACGTGTGCCCCACGACCCTGGCCGATCTGAACGCCACCCTCGATCGGCTGGCGGCGCTGCCGCACCCCGGCGACCCGCCGCGGGTGGTATTCGTGTCGGTCGATCCCGAACGCGACCGCGGCGAACAGCTCGGCCGCTTCGTGCGCTATTTCAACAAGGATTTCGTCGGTCTCACCGGCACCCCGGCGGCATTGACGGAATTCACCCGCCGGCTGGGCGTGGTGTACATGAAGGTCGCCGGCTCCGAGGGAGGGGACGGCTACCTGGTCGACCACAGCGCCGCGGTGCTGCTGATCGATCCCGAGGCGCGGCTGCACGCCATCATGACGCCGCCCCACGACCCCGAGGCCCTGGCCGGCGACCTGGCCGAGATTCTTTCCTACCACGAGGCCCTGCGATGA
- the secF gene encoding protein translocase subunit SecF, which translates to MRILSGNTSIDFMGKRRLALVLSTVVILASLASLFTQGLKLGIDFTGGTLIEVGYAEPVDLAGVRKALAEAGFPDAQVQHFGSSRDVLIRIAPRESESSAELSSRLLRALQARGAELEMRRVEFVGPQVGEELTEKGGLAMLYALIGILIYVSLRFEYRFSLGSVAALVHDVVITLGVFSVTQMEFDLTVLAAILAVIGYSLNDTIVVFDRIRENFRKMRKGSPVEVMNRSINQTLSRTLMTSLTTLLVLIALFVFGGEVIHAFAFALIVGILVGTYSSIYVASTVALHLGVSKQDLMPVKKEGAEVEDRP; encoded by the coding sequence ATGCGCATCCTGAGCGGCAATACCTCCATCGACTTCATGGGCAAGCGGCGCCTGGCGCTGGTCCTGTCCACGGTCGTGATCCTGGCCTCGCTGGCTTCCCTGTTCACCCAGGGCCTGAAGCTCGGCATCGACTTCACCGGCGGCACCCTGATCGAGGTCGGCTATGCCGAGCCGGTGGACCTGGCCGGGGTTCGCAAGGCCCTGGCCGAGGCCGGTTTCCCTGATGCGCAGGTCCAGCACTTCGGTTCGTCGCGGGACGTGCTGATCCGCATTGCGCCGCGCGAGTCGGAAAGCAGTGCGGAGCTGTCGAGCAGGCTGCTGCGTGCCCTGCAGGCACGGGGCGCCGAGCTGGAGATGCGCCGGGTCGAGTTCGTGGGGCCGCAGGTGGGCGAGGAGCTGACCGAAAAGGGCGGACTGGCGATGCTCTATGCCCTCATCGGCATCCTGATCTACGTTTCTCTGCGCTTTGAGTACCGCTTCTCGCTGGGTTCGGTGGCGGCGCTGGTTCACGACGTCGTCATCACCCTGGGCGTGTTCTCGGTGACGCAGATGGAATTCGATCTCACTGTGCTTGCGGCCATCCTGGCGGTGATCGGCTACTCGTTGAACGATACCATCGTGGTGTTCGACCGTATCCGGGAGAACTTCCGCAAGATGCGCAAGGGTTCCCCGGTGGAGGTGATGAATCGCTCCATCAACCAGACCCTGTCCCGCACCCTGATGACATCGCTGACCACGCTGCTGGTGCTGATCGCGCTGTTCGTGTTCGGCGGCGAGGTGATCCACGCCTTCGCCTTTGCGCTCATTGTCGGCATCCTGGTCGGTACCTACTCCTCGATCTATGTTGCCAGTACCGTGGCGCTGCATCTGGGTGTCAGCAAGCAGGATCTGATGCCGGTGAAGAAGGAAGGCGCCGAGGTCGAGGACCGGCCCTGA
- the hemN gene encoding oxygen-independent coproporphyrinogen III oxidase: MQQSLEFDSELIRRYDTSGPRYTSYPTAVQFTEAFGEAEYRERARRSNETDTPAPLSLYFHIPFCNTVCFYCACNKVITANRKRAQPYLDHLFREIRMQGELYDRDRPVEQLHWGGGTPTFISDEQMRALMDETRRHFALRDDDSGEYSIEIDPREADAGTMALLRELGFNRISLGVQDFDPRVQQAVNRIQSEEETAAVLEAARAEGFKSTSIDLIYGLPHQSVDSFAATLDKVIAMGPDRLSVFNYAHLPQMFKTQRQIRAEALPSADEKLAILDYTIGRLTEAGYVYIGMDHFARPDDELAVAQREGTLYRNFQGYSTHADCDLVAMGATSISKVGDSYSQNLKGLEDYYAALEAGRLPVFRGVVLTADDRLRREVITRLICNFELDFADIEAAYGIDFADYFADALERLQPMQADGLLVVNADGIQVQPRGRLLIRNICMVFDRYLGSDSPQRFSKVI, encoded by the coding sequence ATGCAGCAGAGCCTCGAATTCGATTCCGAACTCATCCGCCGCTACGACACCAGCGGTCCGCGCTACACCTCCTATCCCACGGCGGTGCAGTTCACCGAGGCCTTCGGCGAGGCCGAGTACCGCGAGCGGGCACGGCGCAGCAACGAGACCGACACACCGGCGCCGCTGTCGCTGTACTTTCACATCCCCTTCTGCAACACCGTCTGCTTCTACTGTGCCTGCAACAAGGTGATCACGGCCAACCGCAAGCGCGCCCAGCCCTATCTGGATCACCTGTTCCGGGAGATCCGCATGCAGGGCGAGCTGTACGACCGCGATCGCCCGGTGGAACAGTTGCACTGGGGCGGCGGGACGCCGACCTTCATCAGCGACGAACAGATGCGGGCACTGATGGACGAGACCCGGCGTCATTTCGCGCTGCGTGACGACGACAGCGGCGAGTACTCCATCGAGATCGACCCGCGCGAGGCCGATGCCGGCACCATGGCGCTGCTGCGGGAACTGGGTTTCAATCGCATCAGCCTGGGCGTGCAGGACTTCGATCCGCGGGTGCAGCAGGCGGTCAACCGCATCCAGAGCGAGGAGGAGACCGCCGCCGTGCTGGAGGCCGCGCGTGCCGAGGGTTTCAAGTCGACCAGCATCGATCTCATCTACGGCCTGCCGCACCAGTCGGTGGACAGCTTCGCAGCGACCCTGGACAAGGTCATTGCCATGGGGCCGGACCGGCTGTCGGTGTTCAACTACGCCCACCTGCCCCAGATGTTCAAGACCCAGCGCCAGATCCGCGCCGAGGCGCTGCCCTCGGCCGACGAGAAGCTGGCCATCCTCGACTACACCATCGGCCGGCTGACAGAAGCCGGCTATGTCTACATCGGCATGGACCACTTCGCGCGCCCCGATGACGAACTGGCGGTGGCCCAGCGCGAGGGCACCCTGTATCGCAATTTCCAGGGCTACTCCACTCATGCCGACTGCGACCTGGTCGCCATGGGTGCGACCTCGATCAGCAAGGTGGGGGACAGCTACAGTCAGAATCTGAAGGGGCTGGAAGATTATTATGCCGCGCTGGAGGCCGGCAGACTGCCCGTGTTCCGGGGTGTTGTCCTGACTGCCGATGACCGCCTGCGGCGGGAGGTGATCACCCGGCTGATCTGCAACTTCGAACTGGACTTCGCCGACATCGAGGCCGCTTACGGTATCGACTTCGCAGACTATTTCGCCGATGCCCTGGAGCGCCTGCAGCCGATGCAGGCCGACGGCCTGCTGGTCGTCAACGCCGACGGCATCCAGGTGCAACCCCGTGGCCGGCTGCTGATCCGCAACATCTGCATGGTGTTCGATCGCTATCTGGGCAGCGACAGCCCGCAGCGGTTCTCTAAGGTGATCTAG